A stretch of Brachyspira suanatina DNA encodes these proteins:
- a CDS encoding lysylphosphatidylglycerol synthase transmembrane domain-containing protein has product MNKNYKTIIQVIIGIVISVICLYFAFRGIDIKESLEIVKNINIPYFIISLVLSVIIIALRGLRWECFIPLKKPIKKRTVVMATYIGYMGNNILPAKLGEVARAYILGMKENVSKSALIASVVTERLFDVITGGIILTVSVIFIPNLPEKVTYAAIALFVLSIVGFLVLIFLVWQRDFAHKVFHKIFGILPKNIGDKLIEFSCNFIDGIGFKNDPKHIFLIFFYTFLYLIGQILTISFLMTAFNIKASPIIALFMFAVGGFGFAVPSAPSGIGPFEWAIVFGLSLIGVEKTIAFPYALVYHMMGILPIVIIGFIFLFILGVDLKTATKGDNNQTAESKEQNNA; this is encoded by the coding sequence ATGAATAAAAATTATAAAACTATTATACAGGTAATAATAGGAATTGTTATAAGCGTAATTTGTTTATATTTTGCTTTCAGAGGAATAGATATAAAAGAATCTTTAGAGATAGTAAAAAATATAAATATTCCATATTTTATTATTTCTCTTGTATTGAGTGTAATTATTATAGCATTAAGAGGTTTGAGATGGGAATGTTTTATTCCTTTAAAAAAGCCTATAAAAAAAAGAACTGTGGTAATGGCCACATATATAGGATATATGGGAAATAATATACTTCCTGCTAAACTTGGAGAGGTAGCAAGAGCTTATATATTGGGAATGAAAGAAAATGTAAGCAAATCTGCATTGATCGCTTCAGTTGTTACTGAAAGACTTTTCGATGTTATAACAGGAGGTATTATATTAACCGTATCTGTAATATTCATACCTAATTTACCTGAAAAAGTCACTTATGCTGCTATTGCTTTATTTGTTTTATCAATAGTTGGTTTTTTGGTATTAATATTTTTAGTATGGCAGAGAGATTTTGCTCATAAGGTTTTTCATAAAATTTTTGGAATACTTCCTAAAAATATCGGAGATAAATTAATTGAGTTTTCATGCAATTTTATAGACGGAATAGGATTTAAAAATGATCCTAAGCATATATTTTTAATATTCTTCTATACTTTTCTTTATCTTATAGGACAAATATTAACTATAAGTTTTTTAATGACAGCATTTAATATTAAAGCTAGTCCTATAATAGCATTATTTATGTTTGCTGTCGGAGGATTCGGTTTTGCTGTACCTTCTGCCCCATCAGGGATAGGACCTTTTGAATGGGCCATTGTATTTGGTCTTTCTCTTATAGGTGTAGAAAAAACTATAGCATTTCCTTATGCTCTTGTATATCATATGATGGGAATTTTACCTATAGTTATAATAGGATTTATATTTCTATTTATACTAGGTGTAGATTTAAAGACAGCTACTAAAGGCGATAATAATCAAACAGCAGAAAGCAAAGAACAAAATAATGCATAA
- a CDS encoding tetratricopeptide repeat protein — translation MFIRKICIVLAIFIFSAFNLFSQSNKEDENVFKDSQYIKSEEEAKAAYSLALYYKERALASKTVTEQTIKDLESAKVILQEIVKYVQNKEIYITLAETHEALGEYYESSRIYDDLVFDSPEDIDILFKAAERNIFIMNNIEKARYYLETAYEIDNSNNDVLILLGYTYYQSKELNKAVYYFSKVDETKKPSNNNNYLSYYNFYYGMSEFYLSRFSSALNRFKKLENVQLSPADKYAASYGIVKSYQALEKYNEAYSNSIGIDDALYLSAYLSFMSDKYDDGLFDEIDGSDPNLPKILSIIIEAKTSGYSNALNMIETDLDRREIDLDIIQTYYKMVSEIGNKDNKMNSEMDIISFYLMIKNIDALPKHIDNLISYDNSGKFNNLYLQAALEFKNQNDFKSSKDMLNKYLSLDNKNIKENELVSLVLTASDIGESELAISAIEKYEKEKYSYSYLKAYAALMNNDEVNANKYLNEDFEYFSNNKSNTNDYRINIPYVTSLALDNTNSALLYANYKYSQDTSSAENMNSLSWALVSLGSDLDKAISLSKDAVELEPQSPHYIDTLGFAYYKKGDYDNALKTLLKAALYVDDDSKAEIYAHIADAYYAKNDYKNALKYYRKSISSYKKEFDYNENRIKERIESLTEEK, via the coding sequence ATGTTTATCAGAAAAATTTGTATTGTATTGGCAATTTTTATATTTAGTGCATTTAATTTATTTTCGCAGTCAAATAAAGAAGATGAAAATGTATTCAAAGATTCTCAGTATATAAAAAGCGAAGAAGAGGCAAAAGCGGCCTATAGTTTGGCTTTATATTATAAAGAGAGAGCATTGGCTAGTAAAACAGTAACAGAACAAACTATAAAAGATTTAGAGAGTGCCAAAGTAATACTTCAGGAAATTGTTAAATATGTACAAAATAAAGAGATATATATAACATTAGCTGAAACTCATGAGGCTTTGGGAGAGTATTATGAAAGTTCAAGAATATATGATGACTTAGTTTTTGATTCTCCTGAAGATATTGATATATTATTTAAAGCAGCTGAAAGAAATATATTCATTATGAATAATATTGAAAAGGCAAGATATTATTTAGAAACTGCTTATGAAATAGATAATTCAAATAATGATGTTTTAATATTATTGGGATATACATACTATCAAAGTAAAGAACTTAATAAAGCTGTATACTATTTCTCTAAAGTAGATGAAACTAAAAAACCAAGTAATAACAACAATTATTTAAGCTATTATAATTTTTATTATGGTATGAGTGAATTTTATTTAAGCAGATTTTCAAGTGCTTTAAATAGATTCAAAAAATTAGAAAATGTTCAGTTATCTCCTGCTGATAAATATGCAGCTTCTTATGGAATAGTAAAAAGTTATCAGGCTTTAGAAAAATATAATGAAGCTTATTCTAATAGTATAGGTATAGATGATGCTCTATATTTAAGTGCATATTTAAGTTTTATGTCAGATAAATATGATGATGGATTATTTGATGAAATAGATGGTTCAGATCCTAATCTTCCTAAGATATTGTCTATTATTATAGAAGCAAAAACTTCAGGATACAGCAATGCTCTTAATATGATTGAAACTGATTTAGATAGAAGAGAAATAGACTTGGATATTATACAGACATACTATAAAATGGTTTCTGAAATAGGAAATAAAGATAATAAAATGAATTCAGAGATGGATATAATATCATTTTATTTGATGATTAAAAATATAGATGCTTTGCCAAAACATATAGATAATTTAATAAGCTATGATAATAGTGGAAAATTTAATAACTTATATTTGCAGGCTGCTTTGGAGTTCAAAAATCAAAATGATTTTAAATCATCCAAAGATATGTTAAATAAATATTTATCTTTAGATAATAAAAATATAAAAGAAAATGAATTAGTATCATTGGTATTAACAGCTAGTGATATAGGTGAGAGTGAACTTGCTATAAGTGCCATTGAAAAATATGAAAAAGAAAAATATTCTTACAGCTATTTAAAGGCTTATGCTGCATTAATGAATAATGATGAAGTTAATGCCAATAAATATTTAAATGAAGACTTTGAATATTTTAGCAATAATAAATCAAATACAAATGATTATAGAATAAATATTCCTTATGTAACATCATTAGCATTAGATAATACAAATTCAGCATTACTATATGCTAATTATAAATATTCTCAGGATACAAGCTCAGCAGAAAATATGAATAGTTTATCTTGGGCATTGGTTTCATTAGGCAGTGATTTGGATAAAGCTATATCACTTTCTAAAGATGCTGTTGAATTAGAGCCTCAGTCTCCTCATTATATAGACACTTTAGGTTTTGCATATTATAAGAAAGGAGATTATGATAATGCCTTAAAAACATTATTGAAAGCTGCTTTATATGTAGATGATGACTCTAAAGCTGAGATATATGCTCATATTGCCGATGCGTATTATGCAAAAAATGATTATAAAAATGCCCTTAAATATTATAGAAAATCAATATCTTCATATAAAAAAGAATTTGATTATAATGAAAATAGAATAAAAGAGAGAATAGAAAGTTTAACAGAGGAAAAATAA
- a CDS encoding leucine-rich repeat domain-containing protein: MKKIILSITIILLVLLLFSCRNSITIAKDVYTHTLEIDEANPQNMEEALKIYAIYNNGQHKLVFTGTSTKKYDIWTSISQMLEDISLKNIKIEISVDDVIFPNDKIPDFLFGGNAVNKSIVKITIPNTIREIGEYSIYCPELTEITLPSNLITIGNRGLIGCYNLKSLKLPNSLKTIGELALKGCGFASIEIPDSVTSIGKTAFGDCENLIYIKLPNNLETISEGMFESCGSLNTITIPASVKTIEKFAFYYSKNFESIRFLNDNPASITVGISVFAGCPLKTVYIPASSSASDAEWRNTLGIDATVNIIRE; the protein is encoded by the coding sequence ATGAAAAAAATAATTTTATCAATTACCATTATATTATTAGTACTACTACTTTTTTCATGCAGAAATAGTATTACAATTGCAAAAGATGTATATACACACACTCTTGAAATAGATGAAGCTAATCCTCAAAACATGGAAGAAGCATTAAAAATATATGCAATATATAATAATGGTCAGCATAAATTAGTATTTACAGGTACATCAACAAAAAAATATGATATTTGGACTTCTATTAGTCAAATGCTTGAAGATATTTCTTTAAAAAATATAAAAATAGAAATATCTGTTGATGATGTAATTTTTCCAAATGATAAAATTCCAGATTTTTTATTTGGAGGAAATGCTGTAAATAAATCAATAGTAAAAATAACAATTCCAAACACTATAAGAGAAATAGGAGAATATAGCATCTATTGTCCTGAATTAACAGAAATAACACTTCCAAGTAATTTAATAACAATAGGCAACAGAGGACTTATAGGATGTTATAATCTAAAATCATTAAAACTTCCTAACTCATTAAAAACAATAGGAGAATTAGCATTAAAGGGATGCGGCTTTGCAAGTATTGAAATACCTGATTCTGTAACTTCTATAGGTAAAACTGCCTTTGGAGATTGTGAGAATTTAATATATATAAAATTGCCAAATAATTTAGAAACAATATCTGAAGGAATGTTTGAAAGCTGCGGCTCTCTTAATACAATAACTATACCAGCTTCTGTAAAAACTATAGAAAAATTTGCTTTTTATTATAGCAAAAATTTTGAAAGCATTAGATTCTTAAATGATAATCCTGCATCAATAACTGTGGGCATAAGTGTATTTGCTGGATGCCCTTTAAAAACAGTATATATACCCGCAAGCAGTAGTGCATCAGATGCTGAATGGAGAAATACTTTAGGTATAGATGCTACTGTAAATATTATAAGAGAATAA
- a CDS encoding cation:dicarboxylate symporter family transporter, translating to MKKIGLLPRIIIGIILGILVGMYLPAPVVRIFVTISSIFSLFLNFIIPLMIVAFIGYGIANLTEGATKLIGITVVISYGSTLLAGSIAFLVASNLFPTLLGASALSSVKIESGLDSYFTIPLKPLFDVTSAVVFAFILGIGITMLRPKKQGEELFSIVRDSEEVIQAILKNIIIPILPLHILGTFANLAYAGSIQHILVIFGKVFAVVITLHILYITALFIISGIIGGKSPLMLIKNQIPPYFTAVGTQSSAATIPVSLIAAERNGVSEQIRKFVIPLCATIHLAGSMITLTCCSTAVILILGQTPTYTSILPFILMLGIAMVAAPGAPGGAVMSALPFFYMIGITGEELQGLMIALYLTQDSFGTAANVSGDNAIAVFVDWFYQTRIKKDAA from the coding sequence ATGAAAAAAATAGGTCTCTTACCTAGAATTATTATAGGTATCATTCTGGGTATATTAGTTGGTATGTATCTTCCTGCTCCTGTAGTAAGAATTTTTGTAACTATAAGTAGTATATTCAGTTTATTCTTAAATTTTATTATACCGCTTATGATAGTGGCTTTTATTGGTTATGGTATTGCCAATCTAACAGAAGGTGCAACTAAATTAATAGGAATTACAGTCGTTATATCTTACGGATCTACTTTATTAGCTGGAAGTATAGCATTTTTAGTAGCTTCTAATCTTTTCCCTACTCTTTTAGGGGCTTCTGCTCTAAGCAGTGTAAAAATTGAATCTGGTTTAGACAGCTATTTTACTATACCTCTTAAACCATTATTTGACGTTACATCTGCCGTAGTATTTGCTTTTATATTAGGTATTGGTATAACAATGCTAAGACCTAAAAAACAAGGTGAAGAATTATTTTCTATAGTAAGAGACTCTGAAGAAGTTATACAGGCAATTTTAAAAAATATAATAATTCCAATACTTCCTTTACATATTTTAGGTACATTTGCTAATTTAGCTTATGCAGGAAGCATACAGCATATACTTGTAATATTCGGTAAAGTATTTGCTGTTGTTATTACTCTTCATATACTTTATATTACTGCTTTATTTATAATATCAGGTATTATAGGAGGAAAATCACCTTTAATGCTTATTAAAAATCAGATTCCGCCATATTTTACTGCTGTAGGTACTCAAAGCAGTGCTGCAACTATACCTGTAAGCTTAATAGCTGCTGAAAGAAATGGAGTATCTGAACAAATTAGAAAATTCGTAATACCGCTTTGTGCTACTATACACTTAGCTGGTTCTATGATTACATTAACTTGCTGTTCTACTGCTGTTATATTAATATTAGGACAAACTCCTACTTACACTTCAATTCTTCCTTTCATACTTATGTTGGGAATAGCTATGGTTGCTGCTCCTGGTGCTCCTGGCGGTGCTGTTATGAGTGCTTTGCCTTTCTTCTATATGATTGGAATAACTGGAGAAGAATTACAAGGTTTAATGATAGCATTATATTTAACTCAGGACTCTTTCGGTACTGCTGCTAATGTATCTGGGGATAATGCTATAGCTGTATTTGTTGATTGGTTCTATCAAACTAGAATAAAAAAAGATGCTGCTTGA
- the ispF gene encoding 2-C-methyl-D-erythritol 2,4-cyclodiphosphate synthase: MRIGYGYDSHVFAENRKLILSGIEIPYELGLKGHSDADAVIHALIDSILGALALGDIGSHFPDNDAKYKDISSIVLLEKTVSIMKEKNYEISNTDITIILEKPKLRNYIDAMRENLSNILKTDIENVSVKAKTNEKMDSIGRGEGIAVHCVSLLKKIK; encoded by the coding sequence ATGAGAATAGGATATGGATACGATTCACATGTATTTGCTGAGAATCGTAAATTAATACTTTCAGGAATAGAAATTCCTTATGAATTGGGGTTAAAAGGTCATTCAGATGCTGATGCTGTTATCCATGCTTTAATAGATTCTATATTAGGGGCTTTAGCATTGGGAGATATAGGCAGTCATTTTCCTGATAATGATGCAAAATATAAAGATATTTCTTCTATAGTATTATTGGAAAAAACAGTATCAATTATGAAAGAAAAAAATTATGAAATATCAAATACTGATATTACTATTATATTAGAAAAACCAAAATTAAGAAATTATATAGACGCTATGAGAGAGAATCTATCCAACATTCTTAAAACTGATATAGAAAATGTTTCGGTAAAAGCTAAAACTAATGAAAAAATGGATTCTATAGGCAGAGGAGAAGGCATAGCAGTTCATTGTGTATCTTTACTAAAAAAAATAAAATAA
- the rsmG gene encoding 16S rRNA (guanine(527)-N(7))-methyltransferase RsmG produces the protein MHYDSILDNISNIIKIDENKKEKLIKYASLVIDYNKNVNITGAKTEEDFFNDHIADCLLALDIFTDYDNIIDIGSGSGLPSIPLAIVFNDKKFTLCESKNKKAEFLRLAKDKLELNNIEVKCINAYEIKEKYDTITSRAFSDIATLLKIFNKLKTRKSKLILYKGKKEKIEEELKEVNIQKSKYNIEIKKLESKDKERHIVIISSL, from the coding sequence ATGCATTATGATTCTATACTAGACAATATCAGCAATATTATAAAAATTGATGAAAATAAAAAAGAAAAACTTATAAAATATGCTTCTTTGGTAATAGATTATAATAAAAATGTTAATATTACAGGGGCAAAGACAGAAGAAGATTTTTTTAATGATCATATTGCTGATTGTCTTCTTGCTTTGGATATATTTACTGATTATGATAATATAATAGATATAGGTTCAGGATCAGGACTTCCTTCTATACCGCTTGCCATTGTATTTAATGATAAGAAATTTACATTATGCGAATCTAAAAATAAAAAGGCTGAGTTTTTAAGATTAGCTAAAGATAAATTAGAATTAAATAATATAGAAGTGAAATGTATAAATGCTTATGAGATAAAAGAAAAATATGATACTATAACATCAAGAGCTTTTTCAGATATAGCAACACTTTTAAAAATATTTAATAAATTAAAGACAAGAAAATCAAAATTGATTTTATATAAAGGCAAGAAAGAAAAAATAGAAGAAGAATTAAAAGAAGTAAATATTCAAAAAAGTAAATATAATATAGAAATAAAAAAACTTGAATCAAAAGATAAAGAACGTCATATAGTAATAATATCTAGTTTATGA
- the purD gene encoding phosphoribosylamine--glycine ligase: protein MKILVIGSGAREHAICNNLLKNEKVSKVYCAPGNAGTAREKNCENVKISTIDEILNFAKKESIDLTIVGSEEMLVYGIVDKFEENGLKIFGPNKQAAILEGSKAYAKDFMKKYGVKTAEYELFTDYNKANEYLNKCSYPIVIKASGLALGKGVLICQDKEEAKNALEDIMVKKIFKDAGNEVVIEEFLEGVEASILSVTDSNIIIPFISAKDHKKVGDNDTGNNTGGMGVISPNPYYTKEAEELFIKDILDPTLKGIKAEKMSFAGIIFFGLMITKKGVYLLEYNVRMGDPETQAVLQLLETDYLSIIESAMKRELSTLNIKWKNKHACCVVMASGGYPASYNKGYKIEGIDKINGQCFIAGAKLDENNNIITDGGRVLNVVNIADSLEEARKLTYADIEKIDFKDKYYRKDIGLIK, encoded by the coding sequence ATGAAAATATTAGTTATAGGTTCTGGTGCTAGAGAGCATGCTATTTGTAATAATTTACTTAAGAATGAAAAAGTTTCAAAAGTTTATTGTGCTCCGGGAAATGCAGGCACAGCAAGAGAAAAAAATTGTGAAAATGTAAAAATTTCTACTATAGATGAGATTTTAAATTTTGCTAAAAAGGAAAGCATTGATTTAACCATTGTAGGAAGCGAAGAAATGCTTGTGTATGGAATAGTAGATAAGTTTGAGGAGAATGGACTTAAAATATTCGGACCAAATAAACAGGCTGCTATACTTGAAGGCTCTAAGGCTTATGCTAAAGATTTTATGAAGAAGTACGGAGTAAAAACTGCTGAATATGAATTATTTACTGATTATAATAAAGCTAATGAATATTTGAATAAATGCAGCTATCCTATAGTTATAAAGGCTAGCGGTCTTGCTTTGGGAAAAGGTGTTTTAATATGTCAGGATAAAGAAGAAGCTAAAAATGCATTAGAAGATATAATGGTTAAAAAGATTTTTAAAGATGCTGGAAATGAAGTTGTAATTGAGGAGTTTTTAGAAGGAGTTGAAGCCTCAATACTTTCTGTAACTGACAGCAATATTATAATACCTTTTATATCAGCTAAGGATCATAAAAAAGTTGGTGATAATGATACTGGAAATAATACAGGCGGAATGGGTGTTATTTCTCCAAATCCTTATTATACAAAAGAGGCAGAAGAATTATTCATTAAAGATATATTAGATCCTACACTAAAAGGAATAAAAGCCGAAAAAATGTCTTTTGCTGGTATTATATTTTTTGGACTTATGATCACTAAAAAAGGCGTATATTTACTTGAGTATAATGTTAGAATGGGGGACCCTGAAACTCAGGCAGTGCTTCAGCTTTTAGAAACTGATTATTTATCTATAATAGAATCAGCTATGAAAAGAGAATTATCAACTTTAAATATCAAATGGAAAAATAAACATGCATGCTGTGTTGTAATGGCTTCAGGAGGATATCCGGCTTCTTATAATAAAGGCTATAAGATAGAAGGCATAGATAAAATAAACGGACAATGCTTCATCGCTGGCGCTAAATTAGATGAAAATAATAATATAATCACAGACGGCGGAAGGGTTCTTAATGTTGTTAATATTGCCGACAGTTTAGAAGAGGCTAGAAAACTTACTTATGCCGACATTGAAAAAATAGATTTCAAAGATAAATACTATAGAAAAGATATAGGATTAATAAAATAA
- a CDS encoding squalene/phytoene synthase family protein: MATKINTKYLLDLVSRSFALTIPLLDKNKKNKVEVQYLLARIIDTIEDSSHTAEDKETLITAFINILKTENIDNLENFKNVVIEHSINENDKVLIENIDIVVKSFFTFKQEIKNISISYLREMGYGMIYYQDHTISTFEDLDDYCYYVAGTVGLYLTELAKILDNIELDREKAKSLGRFLQKVNIIKDAKLDYEEKRVFWPISLFENENPAPYFEDGAYMDKSMEILIKMVESAMSEFRNSIEYIMSIEKKASGYRHFCLVAVLMGYETIRLMKSNYNIFMGETVKIPRKNTLEIVTKVKADYYTNKRLEDLLEKAFTKESGLNESDTTANNE; this comes from the coding sequence ATGGCAACAAAAATTAATACGAAATATTTACTAGATTTAGTTTCAAGAAGCTTTGCTTTAACTATACCATTATTAGATAAGAATAAAAAAAATAAAGTAGAAGTGCAATACTTACTTGCTAGGATAATAGATACTATAGAAGATTCCAGTCATACTGCTGAGGATAAAGAGACATTAATAACAGCTTTTATTAATATATTAAAAACAGAAAATATTGATAATTTAGAAAATTTCAAAAATGTGGTTATAGAGCATTCTATAAATGAAAATGATAAAGTTTTAATAGAAAATATAGATATAGTTGTTAAATCTTTTTTTACTTTCAAACAGGAAATAAAAAATATATCTATTTCATATTTGAGAGAAATGGGTTATGGTATGATTTATTATCAGGATCATACTATATCAACATTTGAGGATTTAGATGATTATTGTTATTATGTGGCTGGTACTGTAGGACTTTATCTTACAGAACTTGCAAAGATCTTGGATAATATAGAGTTAGATAGAGAGAAGGCTAAAAGCTTAGGAAGATTTTTACAGAAAGTTAATATCATTAAGGATGCTAAATTAGATTATGAAGAGAAAAGAGTTTTTTGGCCTATAAGTTTATTTGAAAATGAAAATCCTGCTCCATATTTTGAAGACGGTGCTTATATGGATAAATCTATGGAGATTTTAATAAAAATGGTAGAATCAGCAATGAGCGAGTTTAGAAATTCTATAGAATATATTATGTCAATAGAGAAAAAAGCATCCGGTTATAGACATTTCTGTTTAGTTGCTGTATTAATGGGGTATGAAACTATTAGGCTTATGAAAAGCAATTATAATATATTTATGGGTGAAACTGTGAAAATTCCAAGAAAAAATACTTTAGAGATAGTTACAAAAGTTAAAGCTGATTATTATACAAATAAAAGATTGGAAGACTTATTAGAGAAAGCATTTACAAAAGAGTCAGGATTAAATGAATCTGATACTACAGCAAATAATGAGTAA
- a CDS encoding PstS family phosphate ABC transporter substrate-binding protein, which produces MNIKTLINALAIIFIPISILFILISLIMMIISDSSIITFYLMILASIVLIINSIMLFIKNNYKIFIIIFSLTFVFSLIIIFSNIMFIYNNRDANFKEVNNYVIADSYYPFADIRNTNSKVVKLTNESSLIITNNFPRLDGEIEFFPIYSAFADAVYKITVTNNKYTNMFLKQVPFEEYIIINDNGRIETNYDRATNSSHDTAYVLCSTIYYNTYESFLYDNAYKNLINGKVDIVFGNAPSNKDIEMAKTNNIDFILTPIGKEAFVFFVNSKNKVDNLSKENIKDIYIGKINNWKEVGGDNMKIKAHQMDNIGKWQITFTNFMASMNAENNIIKPDTKIGFDLNSGFTENVKEYRNRKNAIGYSFLFNIYEMINNNEIKTISIDNIKPNKENIQNGTYPLSSTFYAATTKRAIEENPNVQKLIDFILSKQGQYLVEKAGYTPIK; this is translated from the coding sequence ATGAATATAAAAACATTAATCAATGCACTTGCAATTATCTTTATACCTATTTCTATTTTATTTATTTTGATTTCTTTAATAATGATGATAATTTCAGACTCTTCTATCATTACATTTTATCTTATGATTTTAGCTTCTATAGTTTTGATAATTAATTCTATAATGTTATTCATAAAAAATAATTATAAAATATTTATTATAATATTCTCATTAACATTTGTATTTTCATTAATAATTATATTTAGTAACATTATGTTTATTTATAATAATAGAGATGCAAATTTTAAAGAAGTTAATAATTATGTAATAGCTGATTCATATTATCCTTTTGCTGATATAAGAAACACTAATTCAAAAGTAGTAAAACTCACAAATGAATCAAGTTTAATAATAACAAATAATTTTCCAAGACTTGATGGTGAAATTGAATTTTTTCCGATTTATTCAGCATTTGCAGATGCAGTTTATAAAATCACAGTTACAAATAATAAATATACTAATATGTTTTTAAAGCAAGTTCCATTTGAGGAGTATATAATAATTAATGATAATGGAAGAATAGAAACTAATTATGACAGAGCAACAAACAGCAGCCATGATACAGCTTATGTTTTATGCTCAACAATTTATTACAACACTTATGAAAGCTTTTTATATGACAATGCTTATAAAAATCTTATAAATGGTAAAGTTGATATAGTATTTGGAAATGCCCCTTCTAATAAAGATATAGAAATGGCTAAAACTAATAATATAGATTTCATATTAACACCTATAGGAAAAGAGGCATTTGTATTTTTTGTAAATTCCAAAAACAAAGTAGATAATCTTTCAAAAGAGAATATAAAAGATATATACATAGGAAAAATCAATAATTGGAAAGAAGTTGGAGGAGACAACATGAAAATAAAAGCTCATCAAATGGATAATATTGGAAAATGGCAAATTACATTTACAAACTTTATGGCTTCAATGAATGCTGAAAATAATATAATTAAGCCCGATACAAAAATAGGATTTGATCTTAATTCTGGATTTACAGAAAATGTAAAAGAATACCGCAATAGAAAAAATGCTATAGGATATTCATTTTTATTTAATATTTATGAAATGATAAACAACAATGAAATAAAAACTATTTCTATAGATAATATAAAGCCAAATAAGGAAAATATACAAAATGGTACTTATCCTCTATCAAGCACATTTTATGCTGCAACAACTAAAAGAGCTATAGAAGAAAATCCTAATGTGCAGAAATTAATAGATTTTATACTTTCAAAACAAGGTCAGTATTTAGTTGAAAAGGCAGGATATACTCCCATTAAATAA